The sequence AATACAAtgcatgaaaagaaaaaaagaaaactactgaGATTTCAGTCACCTATCAGAAAGTAAAACAAAATGGTGATTATCTGGATCTTGTAGAGCATTTGCCAACAATCTTCTCTCCGCATCAACCATGGTAATTTTACCCCATACTACctgaaaaaaaattgtcaattaAGTGTCCAATTATTTACATTCTCATCAGAAAGGGGATTCCAGAAAGGGATAAGATGGCAAAATATGAAGCAAGAATGATCCATATGACATGAGTGAAATTTAATATCAGGCTAGCTTCTGCAGAGACATTCGGAATTTCATTCTGACACCATATAGACAAATAACTCTTTATTAGTTTGTTACGCATAGCTTAAGGTACCTGATCACTATGAATATCCCGATTCAAGAAGTGGCTGCTGATATGAGTTGGTTTCTCCTTAGATGCATGGACATAAACAGTGAATTTGCCTTCATGACCCTGCCAGGAGATATAAACGAGTTTCCGGTGAAAATCAGTTTGTAGATCAACAAGTAATGAACAATGAAATAATAAAGAGCCAATAGTAAAACAACTAATTCCCTTTCTTTCAAAGCCTTGATGGATATCATTATCACCGGCTTCATGAAACTAAGTTAAAAGAAATCAGTTTTCTTAGTATGCTATGCATATAATAATTGAGTATTTCCTCAAgagaatgaaaaatgaaaagccATATACACCATTTAGTTATTGCAGGGATATAAAGCCCGATGTAAAACTCAAGAAGGATAAAGATTAAACACTTAGAAGTAGATAAGAGAAAATAAGAACTTACATTGAAAAATTTGTCCCACAGCTTCTCAAACGGCAAAGACCCAGGAGTCAAAAACATAAATGCTATCTTTGGAGTTTGTGATAGTACAATAGGTGAATTCAAAATTTCTCGAATAACAACATGAGAAGCAACCTCTTCATCAGTAAGTTCTCTAGCAGGAGCAGGCGGAAGCCAGTCCGCAATGACCTTACAACCTCTAGAAGAAAAAATGTAACAGGCACCACTACTTTGAGGCGGATACATGTATGCACAGATAAGGAAAACAATGATGAAGGAAACCAAGATGATAATCCATAAAGGCTTTTTCATATGAGTACGATGGCGAGGCCCAGGCAAAATCTGCATCTCACTAGGACACCATGCCTGAGTTGTCTTCATCTTCAACAAAATGTACAGCAGCTATATTTCTAAACGACTTGCATTCTGATTGCTATCTACCAATATGCACTCCTGCAATGAGAGAAATGAATGTCAAAAGTTACCAGAAAATCTGTAAATTGACTGATGAAGGAAATCTGCAATTTGACAGCATATACAGAATTTTGTCACAAGTTCTAAAACATTTTCAAACTAGCTAAAATGGAAAAAGGTAAAGCTTCAAATGATTATAGAACTCAATAGTATAATAATTCAGATTCCTGCTATGAAAAACACCTCATAAGCAGTACACAAGGCCTCAGCCCTGCACACTGATAGTAACTTTTGCAATAAGTTACTTCCCACCCCATCCCAGAATAGTCCATGCGAAGCTCTAAAGCATCCCAACAACTAAAACCAATCAATATCCCGGACGTAACTTGAGTAATCTACATTTCACCCAAAAGTCAAGCCAACCCAATGCCTATACATGTTAAAATTAGACCTACCCAGAGCCTCCATTTGCCAAGAATACTAATAATACGAAAAAAACGCTATGAATTCAAATCGAAGACGCAAACGCAGCAAAAGAAATAACaattaaagaagagaaaatCTAGAGGCAAGATTCTGAAAATCCAAAACTACCAATCACGAAATAGGATAGAGAAGGTATAAGGGAATCGGAACAAGAATCGGAATCCGAATCCGAACACTCAATTcagtgatgaaaaaaaaaacatccaaaTATAAGAAAGATGAAATGAGGTAAGAAATCATACTCAGAGAAGAATGATCTCGAGCGAGGAACCAAAAATGGTGGAGTAGCAAAAGTTGAGGCCGTCGCTTCCAAGATCCAAAtcatgaaaaatggaaaaaagaaatagaataatCAGGCTATTCATATACCCGTGCAGAGCAAAAATGgagataatttaataaattttcttgTAAAGTCTATGATTTCCATTTCCATTGTCAGAGACGCTTCGTTGTCTTTgctccttctctttcttctcttctcttctcttcttgtCGGAGAGCTCAGCCGTGGGTGGTCGGAGCAGCCGCAGAAATGGCATTCCGGCTTCAAATGCACAACATTTTTCAGGAACGacgttttattaattttacaatttatatatttaaatcctttgaacttctttatttatttatttatttattttttattgttatgttttagAATGGgaaaaaatatttgaactttaaaacGGAAACAATATTCGACTTTTGAGGAAAATTAGGCCCACACTCAGCGCGTTCTTTATTCAGTGGGAAAGTAATCAAATCATTATCTAccataaatataatttaacaactaaaccattaaaaaaaaacactaaatcTGAatggattaaatttattatcattaattacaatgtttacaaacatTAAAGTAGAGTAGGTGAAGTTATCTCCGATCAATTTTAAATCGAAAAATAACCATAAGTTTGAATATATGTTGTATCGATAAATTCTATCTCTAATTAGTCTCtctattgatttttttcaattatttaaatttaacatataaaattctaaaacaatacttgaaaatattgtGAATTATAAATTCTAACCGTGAAAACTTCGAGGATTTATATCTACTTGGTCCTATAATTTTAAGATAGTTTAGTACAAAttgctaatttttttaaaactaaaatatcattttaatctttatattttgacatttattcaaattAGTTTGTACTTTCCattatcaaattttagtttttatatttttaataaattttaagtttagtctttcaatttaattttattaaaagtagttaaataataataataataattaaatttcaaaatatagaggTTAAagtaatatgttttttttatcgtATTTTAATTTAGTTGCTGTCTTCTAGTAacccttatttatttatttatttatttcatagtaGTAACTGATTTTCACCTTgcaaatataaaatttgaatatttattgCCCAAAGAAAATTATTGcagattgtttttaaatttaatttaggaaaGGAAATAATTCCTGTGATAGTGGTGACTATTTTTGCAAACAGCAGTACCCTTTCTGTGAGTCCCACATTTTTGTCATATTATATTTGCTGTTATTTAATATAGCTTTTCTAGGCTAGAGATTTCCCTATTCTGAAAATTtctcaaataaataatttattgatGGATGgtgtttttccttttaaatcaatatattctttaaattatttataaataatagtaaaatatcaatctaatagatagtaaaaatttattgtatttataaatattttgattcattttgttatatttgaaaatagttctAAATTTATTGCATTTAGTATTTGGTTTGTTCTTCCAACAACGATAATTTACAATCAaccttaataaaataaataaaagaaaattgataatatatttttagggATCGCTTTGTTTAAAAGTTTTCTAGATGAGAATTGAAACAAACATCCAATACTCATGTTACTCATGTTTGTTTCAAGCTTTTCAACACTTTGTATGAAAATAAGTAATTCCAACATCTTAGACATCCTCATTTCTCATaaattagattttcttttttttcaaaattgtggGTTTTTTCTTTCCCCCATTTTCTTATGTTttccttttatatataatttccttttaaatatagttaattaatataaatttaataaaaataatataaatatttattttaattattaataataaattattaaaatatttacttaatttagttttacagtaaaattttattaaatgaattgaattgaattattcatttacataaattattaattaaataaacttattatgaaCTTTTGATCATTACTGATTATTTATAATCGATTATctcattttttacttttttttatataatatattgtttataaaatatatttttatattatttaactaaaattaaaattattgatgttaaatttaattaattaaaaaatgattaaatattatattataattaatatagcaTTCATTAGATGTATTACTTGGttgattttaatataaattactaaattttcaaatatttataattaaaattattattattcttaaataattcatttttatcaatatttaaatgatatttCTAGTTTAAGTAATTaaactattaaatttatataagatTATCACgcttaaatttcataaattaaataaaaaaacatcatTTTTGTTGATAAATTCCGATAACATTTACATAGCCAAACACAAATCATCTTTGATGCACAGACATTCAATTTCGAAACATCTTTTATTTCTCGATATCTATAAAACTTCAAACCAAACGAGTTGAAACGTAATTAagcttaaaaaaaagttaaatctTCCCTCCACAATTAAAAAGTTAATTAGCTCTAAAATCTAGATACCCTACCCCTTTCTTTTAGTACTTAGAAATTCTAACCCTCTTGAACTTCAATAAAAGAAATCATTACTTGGTCAAATTAAAGCTAAGGAAACAAaaaatcatgagttaaagtttaGTAAAAAGGTGGGTTACTTAGTCGTGTCTTTTGCTTTCCCCACTGCTTAAATCACGTTTTTGTTCCCTCAATAATTGAAAATGCTGATTGTCCAAACAGTTTATTAGTAAACACCAAATTATAATtcataataagttttatttgtttCTCTTTTTACGTGGAAAAAGTAGGTTAGGACATTATTTCAATGAAGTATTAAGGATTAACCTTTACTTAACAAATATTTCTACATCTGACAATTCTTACAAGTGAAGGAAAATaattcacataaaaaaaatgaaaataattaaaatgataaaatatgaatataaatttacaataataaaaacaattcattcttttttctaaaaaaaattatttatcttCTATAATCCACCAAAATACCTTATCAAAAGTGGTCATGGGAcggatttttttttagaataaaataaaaaattttagatGATGGATGGAATGTAATTTAGAAAATCTTAACCTATGTGGAATAGAATAACTCCAATGTTATTGGAATTCGGTTTCTTCAACATGAAAAGGCATTTACAATTATGGAACATAAATTTCCAAAGCCAAAGTAGATGATAACTACTAACAAAGGTCcaaagtgtatatatatttttggattttgcCAATTCTTTGGGGCTGATTTTCAGTAATTTCTACacctttttttcaattttaaatttttttagtagttCTCGAAGAtttgagctgcaactcatgcacaAATCTAGTATCTTCGAAAGCTGTGACTGTGATATCTCGAATCATTTTGACAAGGATTGAATCGAGTTCAGGTTTTCAGTTTCTTTTCTTCAAGTTTGACTTCATCTTTTCATTGAAACAAGttcttttcttctcatttctGTCTCAGCAAGTTCATCAtagtttttgttctttttagtAGTTTAATTCTTATAGTCTCATGTTATATTGGAGTAGTTACATAATAAATTTGTTTCCGTTTGGATTCTCAtgtttctctactctgctcttTATCATTTTACTCCTTTTTCTGGGAAGTTGGAGATTTGTTCACCAATTTTCTACACATCCATTTGATCCAATCTTATTTGAAAGTTGAGTTGTTACCATTTGTTAGTGAAcattttaagtgttaaatgaaCAACAAAAAGCGTTTTGAGAATCCCACGTTGCTTAGTTTGGGAGGTGGATTCTTCTTCTTATACTCCCACCTTGAGTTATGGGTTTAGGTCCCAAGGGATACCTATATTTTAGAGGCAGTAAAGAGAT comes from Benincasa hispida cultivar B227 chromosome 2, ASM972705v1, whole genome shotgun sequence and encodes:
- the LOC120071041 gene encoding glycosyltransferase BC10-like isoform X4 gives rise to the protein MKTTQAWCPSEMQILPGPRHRTHMKKPLWIIILVSFIIVFLICAYMYPPQSSGACYIFSSRGCKVIADWLPPAPARELTDEEVASHVVIREILNSPIVLSQTPKIAFMFLTPGSLPFEKLWDKFFNGHEGKFTVYVHASKEKPTHISSHFLNRDIHSDQVVWGKITMVDAERRLLANALQDPDNHHFVLLSDSCVPLYSFDYIYKYLMHSNISFVDWYSEHMLPEVEEKHFRKGAQWFTMKRQHALIVLADNLYYSKFRDYCRPGLEGHNCIADEHYLPTFFNMIDPTGIANWSVTHVDWSERKWHPKSYRAEDITYELLQNITSIDVSVHVTSDEKKEVQRWPCLWNGLQRPCYLFARKFYPQALDKLLYLFSNYTTI
- the LOC120071041 gene encoding glycosyltransferase BC10-like isoform X5 is translated as MKTTQAWCPSEMQILPGPRHRTHMKKPLWIIILVSFIIVFLICAYMYPPQSSGACYIFSSRGCKVIADWLPPAPARELTDEEVASHVVIREILNSPIVLSQTPKIAFMFLTPGSLPFEKLWDKFFNGHEGKFTVYVHASKEKPTHISSHFLNRDIHSDQVVWGKITMVDAERRLLANALQDPDNHHFVLLSDSCVPLYSFDYIYKYLMHSNISFVDCFKDPGPHGNGRYSEHMLPEVEEKHFRKGAQWFTMKRQHALIVLADNLYYSKFRDYCRPGLEGHNCIADEHYLPTFFNMIDPTGIANWSVTHVDWSERKWHPKSYRAEDITYELLQNITFVVYSPFVSQPTVW